One window from the genome of Mumia sp. ZJ1417 encodes:
- a CDS encoding YciI family protein: protein MAKYMLIMRTTDEGLAKFENVDFDEMLEMMGRFNEELMRAGVLLAAEGLEDPAETVVVDFSNETPVVSDGPYGETKELFGGYYILDVASKQEAVEWAKRLPYAQGTKVEIRRVPTIDEFPQDNEWIQKERAWREQTGQL from the coding sequence ATGGCGAAGTACATGCTGATCATGCGGACGACCGACGAGGGCTTGGCGAAGTTCGAGAACGTCGACTTCGACGAGATGCTCGAGATGATGGGCCGCTTCAACGAGGAGCTCATGCGCGCCGGCGTGCTGCTTGCCGCCGAGGGCCTCGAGGACCCCGCCGAGACGGTGGTGGTCGACTTCAGCAACGAGACACCGGTCGTCAGTGATGGTCCGTACGGCGAGACCAAAGAGCTCTTCGGCGGCTACTACATCCTGGACGTCGCGTCGAAGCAGGAAGCCGTCGAGTGGGCCAAGCGCCTCCCGTACGCGCAGGGGACGAAGGTCGAGATCCGTCGCGTGCCGACGATCGACGAGTTCCCGCAGGACAACGAGTGGATCCAGAAGGAGCGCGCCTGGCGTGAGCAGACCGGGCAGCTGTGA
- a CDS encoding RNA polymerase sigma factor → MSRPGSCEPGRPQHVTMDGQEARRAVEAVWRMESARIVGALARYTGDFALAEDVAQEALAEALVGWSTSGVPDSPASWLLAVGRRRAIDAFRRRSARDERYAVLARDLDESTAGADDLFDPDAIDDDVLALVFTACHPVLSREARVALTLRVVGGLTSDEIAKAFLVPVPTVQARITRAKKTLAAAHVPFAVPERHERAERIGSVLSVIYLIFTEGSSASGGDAWIRIDLAQEAVRLARVLVRLTPEPEVFGLLALLELTAARFPARLDAHGEPVLLADQDRRRWDRSAILRGRAALASAVAAGRGLGPYGLQAAIAACHADAPSVDQTDWDRIVVLYEALGQVAPSPVVELNRAVALAMASGPAAGLRLVDEIAERGDLASSHLLPSVRAELLVRLGARDQAREEYARAVELCGNAAERAVLEGKADALGRDLDR, encoded by the coding sequence GTGAGCAGACCGGGCAGCTGTGAGCCTGGCCGCCCCCAGCACGTGACGATGGACGGGCAAGAGGCGAGGCGCGCCGTCGAAGCGGTGTGGCGGATGGAGTCCGCCCGCATCGTCGGCGCCCTCGCCCGCTACACCGGCGACTTCGCGCTCGCCGAGGACGTCGCGCAGGAAGCGCTCGCCGAAGCCCTCGTCGGATGGTCGACGAGCGGAGTCCCGGACAGTCCCGCCAGCTGGTTGCTCGCGGTCGGCCGTCGGCGGGCGATCGACGCGTTCCGACGCCGGTCGGCGAGGGACGAGCGGTATGCGGTGCTGGCGAGGGATCTCGACGAGAGCACCGCCGGTGCCGACGACCTGTTCGACCCCGACGCGATCGACGACGACGTCCTCGCCCTCGTCTTCACCGCGTGCCATCCCGTCCTCTCGAGAGAGGCGCGCGTCGCGCTGACGCTGCGCGTCGTCGGCGGCCTGACGAGCGACGAGATCGCCAAGGCGTTCCTCGTCCCGGTCCCGACCGTGCAGGCACGCATCACTCGCGCAAAGAAGACGCTCGCGGCCGCGCACGTCCCGTTCGCGGTCCCTGAGCGGCACGAGCGGGCAGAGCGGATCGGGTCGGTCTTGAGCGTGATCTACCTGATCTTCACGGAGGGGTCGTCCGCGTCCGGTGGTGACGCGTGGATCAGGATCGACCTCGCGCAGGAGGCGGTGCGTCTGGCGCGGGTGCTCGTACGGCTCACGCCGGAGCCAGAGGTGTTCGGGCTCCTCGCGCTGCTCGAGCTGACGGCGGCCCGCTTCCCGGCTCGCCTCGACGCGCACGGCGAGCCGGTGCTCCTGGCCGACCAGGACAGGCGACGCTGGGACCGCTCGGCGATCCTCCGGGGCCGCGCGGCGCTCGCGAGCGCGGTCGCCGCCGGGCGCGGCCTCGGGCCGTACGGGCTGCAGGCGGCGATCGCGGCCTGCCACGCCGACGCACCGTCCGTCGACCAGACCGACTGGGACCGCATCGTCGTGCTGTACGAGGCACTCGGTCAGGTCGCTCCCTCGCCGGTGGTCGAGCTCAACCGCGCGGTCGCCCTCGCGATGGCGTCCGGGCCAGCGGCCGGGTTGCGTCTCGTCGACGAGATCGCCGAACGGGGCGACCTCGCGTCGTCGCACCTACTGCCCTCCGTACGGGCGGAGCTGCTCGTACGACTCGGGGCCAGGGACCAGGCGCGGGAGGAGTACGCCCGTGCTGTCGAGCTGTGCGGGAACGCCGCCGAGCGGGCCGTGCTCGAAGGCAAGGCGGACGCGCTAGGACGCGACCTCGACCGGTGA
- a CDS encoding SDR family NAD(P)-dependent oxidoreductase, whose product MSNAIVTGAASDIGQAIARTLVADGSYVVLADNDLDTVEALARDLPGTEAVYLDLASAESVRQVGADLVERLGAPDQLVNGAALCNGGSLQSVDEATWAQDLEVVLAGTIRVSQAFLPSMRAAGRGSAVNIASVNGHSYFGADVYSAAKAGVLNLTKTLAVQYGPYGVRVNSVSPGTVVNAQRRRQLADDPHALDRATDWYPLGRVGVPQDVADAVAFLLSDRASWITGTDLRVDGGLLAGMQGLADALNTRPER is encoded by the coding sequence GTGAGCAACGCGATCGTGACAGGTGCAGCAAGTGACATCGGGCAGGCCATCGCCCGGACCCTCGTGGCCGACGGCAGCTACGTCGTGCTGGCGGACAACGACCTCGACACCGTCGAGGCCCTAGCGCGGGACCTGCCGGGGACGGAGGCGGTGTACCTCGACCTGGCGTCGGCCGAGTCTGTCCGACAGGTCGGCGCCGACCTCGTGGAGCGCCTCGGCGCGCCGGACCAGCTCGTCAACGGTGCCGCGCTCTGCAACGGCGGCTCGCTGCAGTCGGTGGACGAGGCGACGTGGGCGCAGGACCTCGAGGTCGTCCTCGCCGGCACGATCCGGGTGTCGCAGGCGTTCCTCCCGTCGATGCGCGCGGCAGGGCGCGGCTCGGCCGTCAATATCGCCTCGGTGAACGGCCACAGCTACTTCGGCGCCGATGTCTACAGCGCCGCGAAGGCCGGCGTCCTCAACCTCACGAAGACGCTCGCGGTCCAGTACGGCCCGTACGGCGTCCGGGTCAACTCCGTCTCGCCCGGGACGGTCGTGAACGCTCAGCGGCGCCGTCAGCTCGCGGACGACCCGCACGCGCTCGACCGTGCCACCGACTGGTACCCGCTGGGGCGGGTCGGCGTACCCCAGGACGTCGCGGACGCCGTGGCGTTCCTGCTCTCCGACCGTGCGAGCTGGATCACCGGCACCGACCTGCGGGTCGACGGCGGTCTCCTCGCAGGCATGCAAGGGCTCGCCGACGCGCTCAACACGCGGCCCGAGCGCTAG
- a CDS encoding isocitrate lyase/phosphoenolpyruvate mutase family protein, translated as MTSHERAKTFHALHDDVLVLPNAWDAASARLIQEAGAPAIATTSGGVAWALGAADGQALDPTALFDAVRRIVAAVDVPVSADIEAGFGDVAATVAGVIEAGAVGINLEDSESGTLLAIDTMAERVCEARAVADAAGVPLFVNARTDVYLLGVNDLDDAVARARAYAAAGADGVFAPGLSDLGALAAVTQAVDVPVNAMAGPGSPSVRELAAAGVCRISTGTALAQAAYGLTERLARAVLADGTFDALAGGADYGRMNALLANS; from the coding sequence ATGACCTCCCATGAGAGAGCCAAGACCTTCCACGCGCTCCACGACGACGTGCTCGTGCTCCCCAACGCGTGGGACGCTGCGTCCGCGCGGCTGATCCAGGAGGCCGGTGCCCCTGCGATCGCCACGACCAGCGGGGGCGTCGCGTGGGCACTCGGTGCCGCGGACGGCCAGGCACTGGATCCGACGGCGCTCTTCGACGCGGTGCGTCGGATCGTGGCCGCCGTCGACGTCCCAGTCTCCGCCGACATCGAGGCGGGCTTCGGGGACGTCGCCGCGACCGTTGCCGGAGTGATCGAGGCGGGCGCCGTCGGCATCAACCTCGAGGACTCCGAGTCCGGCACGCTGCTCGCGATCGACACGATGGCGGAGCGCGTCTGTGAGGCACGCGCGGTTGCCGACGCGGCTGGTGTGCCGCTCTTCGTCAACGCCCGGACCGACGTCTATCTGCTGGGCGTGAACGACCTCGACGACGCCGTCGCCCGCGCCCGTGCGTACGCCGCGGCCGGCGCGGACGGCGTGTTCGCCCCCGGCCTGAGCGACCTGGGCGCCCTCGCCGCGGTGACGCAGGCGGTCGACGTGCCGGTCAACGCGATGGCCGGGCCCGGCTCGCCGTCGGTCCGTGAACTGGCGGCGGCTGGAGTCTGTCGGATCAGCACCGGCACGGCACTCGCCCAGGCGGCGTACGGCCTCACCGAGCGCCTGGCTCGCGCCGTCCTCGCCGACGGGACGTTCGACGCGCTCGCGGGCGGCGCCGACTACGGCCGGATGAACGCGCTGCTCGCCAACAGCTGA